In a single window of the Elaeis guineensis isolate ETL-2024a chromosome 4, EG11, whole genome shotgun sequence genome:
- the LOC140857266 gene encoding uncharacterized protein: MASSSSSTLSATTFSNINVPVFEGENYEFWCVKMETLFLSLDVWEFIQTGYEELDSLDELTPTQREELKRKKIIDAGALGMLQRGVSPSIFPRIMRAKKAKEAWEILQQEFQGDKKVRAVKLQSMKRNFENLKMKKNETLNEYFTKFMELVNQMKSYGDSIDDRRIIEKILITLPEKFDPVVAVIEEAKDLFECSRVDGLVEIL, encoded by the coding sequence ATGGCTTCAAGTTCCAGCAGCACGCTGTCTGCAACGACATTCAGTAACATTAATGTTCCAGTATTTGAAGGAGAAAATTATGAGTTTTGGTGTGTAAAGATGGAAACTTTGTTCTTGTCTCTTGATGTTTGGGAGTTCATTCAAACGGGATATGAAGAACTCGACTCGTTGGACGAGTTAACGCCAACACAACGAGAAgaattgaaaaggaagaaaattatAGATGCTGGTGCTCTTGGGATGTTACAAAGAGGAGTCTCACCCTCTATTTTCCCAAGAATCATGAGAGCCAAGAAAGCCAAGGAGGCATGGGAAATTCTTCAACAAGAATTTCAAGGAGACAAGAAGGTAAGGGCTGTGAAACTTCAATCCatgaaaagaaattttgaaaatttgaaaatgaaaaagaatgaGACATTGAATGAGTATTTTACTAAATTTATGGAGTTGGTGAATCAAATGAAAAGTTATGGTGATTCGATTGATGATCGTAGAATTATTGAGAAGATTTTGATTACTTTAcctgaaaaatttgatcctgttgTGGCTGTTATTGAAGAGGCTAAAGATTTATTTGAGTGTTCAAGAGTTGATGGGCTCGTTGAAATCTTATGA